In the Coleofasciculus chthonoplastes PCC 7420 genome, one interval contains:
- a CDS encoding prephenate/arogenate dehydrogenase, which translates to MKIGIVGLGLIGGSLGLDLRKLGYSVLGVSRQDYTCKRAIELGVVDDASVKMNLLAASDIIFICTPISAIAPTLQALIPHLSPDAIITDVGSVKTAVVEAVTPLWHNFVGGHPMAGRESNGIEAAVSGLFTDCAYVLTPLDTTPTDAVKQVEHLVRSLTDRVYFCSPQDHDRAVALISHLPVMVSASLINACIDETDPIVLELVQKLASSGFRDTSRVGGGNPELGVMMARYNRDFLLRSLLSYRHRLDELIERVEQSDWQGLEQHLQDTQAARSQFFS; encoded by the coding sequence ACTTGGACTCATTGGCGGTTCCCTAGGACTAGATTTGAGAAAATTAGGTTATTCTGTCTTGGGAGTGTCTCGCCAAGACTATACCTGCAAGAGAGCCATTGAACTCGGTGTCGTGGATGACGCGAGTGTCAAAATGAACCTTTTGGCAGCGTCTGATATTATTTTTATTTGTACGCCAATTTCAGCGATCGCGCCAACGCTTCAGGCGTTAATTCCCCACTTATCCCCTGACGCGATTATCACGGATGTGGGTTCGGTGAAAACGGCGGTGGTGGAAGCGGTGACACCTCTGTGGCATAATTTTGTCGGTGGACATCCGATGGCGGGTCGAGAATCGAATGGGATTGAGGCGGCGGTATCGGGGTTATTTACTGATTGTGCTTATGTGTTGACACCTCTGGATACGACGCCAACCGACGCGGTGAAACAGGTTGAGCATTTGGTGCGATCGCTCACTGATCGGGTTTATTTCTGTAGTCCTCAGGATCATGATCGCGCCGTGGCTTTGATTTCTCACCTACCTGTGATGGTGAGTGCGAGTCTAATTAATGCCTGTATCGATGAAACTGATCCGATTGTCCTAGAGTTAGTGCAGAAATTAGCCAGTTCCGGGTTTCGCGATACCAGTCGGGTAGGCGGCGGAAATCCAGAGTTAGGGGTGATGATGGCGCGTTATAACCGGGACTTTTTATTGCGATCGCTCCTATCTTATCGTCACCGTCTCGATGAATTGATTGAACGGGTTGAGCAAAGCGACTGGCAAGGCTTAGAACAGCACCTGCAAGACACTCAAGCCGCGCGATCGCAATTTTTCTCCTAA
- a CDS encoding TraX family protein: MLNSFHLKLIACLLMLIDHVGRVFFPEATIMVALGRLSFPLFAWLAAQGENYTSNIWNYVFRLILLGVISQPIYSHVYSLIFSATPPLNILFVLAAGVMVIRLSKQVNNGLLKGAIVLLFTTIAIVARFEAGFFTLPLVYIMSKFHPGQFDFKWWVVYIVPHILYVALGGSVIELAGIIAPVFICLHNGEAGIKTRWFYLFYPVHLGVIAGVKWFLTMY, translated from the coding sequence TTGCTGAATTCATTTCACCTTAAATTAATCGCCTGTCTGCTGATGCTAATCGATCATGTTGGACGGGTATTTTTCCCAGAAGCAACGATTATGGTTGCGCTCGGACGGTTGAGCTTTCCTCTCTTTGCTTGGTTAGCGGCACAAGGGGAAAACTATACGTCTAATATTTGGAACTATGTCTTTAGGTTAATCCTGCTGGGAGTTATTTCACAACCCATTTATTCTCATGTTTATTCCTTAATTTTCTCAGCAACGCCTCCCCTGAATATCTTGTTTGTGCTGGCGGCTGGTGTGATGGTGATTCGACTCTCGAAACAGGTTAATAATGGTCTGCTGAAGGGAGCGATCGTTTTATTGTTTACCACGATTGCCATAGTCGCTCGTTTCGAGGCAGGATTCTTTACATTGCCACTCGTTTATATAATGTCAAAGTTTCATCCCGGACAGTTTGATTTTAAATGGTGGGTAGTTTATATAGTACCGCATATCCTATATGTCGCCCTTGGGGGGAGTGTTATTGAATTGGCTGGCATTATTGCGCCCGTATTTATTTGCCTACATAATGGGGAAGCAGGAATAAAAACGCGATGGTTTTACTTGTTTTATCCGGTTCATCTGGGCGTGATAGCTGGGGTTAAATGGTTTTTAACGATGTATTGA
- a CDS encoding ChaB family protein, with the protein MADNYRAERTISAVFKEQDQVDTVVRRLVDRGVPSDHISVMGKNFQSQSRIAGFISKKDVILGGLRTGAIFGSLFGSFLSLLTGVGVLFIPFVGSVVSAGPLSAVLLGAASGALAGGAGAGLVSVLAALGMSEEKAAIYQTRLQAGEFLVMVEVPAGKSGEYQLLMQNAGGEEIHTSDMTLPRPCPGKCNDPSDLSPEVRSHLSEAAQKTFIERYNSVYDENQDPIQAEQAAWETIHQQYEEDENGVWSKQKVTA; encoded by the coding sequence ATGGCTGATAATTATAGAGCTGAACGCACGATTTCTGCGGTATTTAAGGAACAAGATCAAGTCGATACCGTAGTCCGACGCCTGGTCGATCGCGGCGTTCCCTCAGATCATATCTCGGTAATGGGTAAGAATTTTCAATCTCAAAGCCGAATTGCTGGATTTATCAGTAAAAAAGATGTTATTTTAGGCGGACTCAGAACCGGGGCAATTTTTGGATCGTTATTTGGTTCTTTCTTAAGTCTGTTGACGGGGGTGGGTGTTTTATTCATTCCCTTTGTGGGTTCTGTGGTGTCAGCCGGTCCCCTGAGTGCTGTACTCTTAGGCGCAGCCAGTGGTGCGCTAGCGGGTGGTGCTGGTGCAGGTTTAGTCTCGGTTCTGGCGGCGTTAGGAATGTCAGAAGAGAAAGCGGCGATTTACCAAACCCGACTGCAAGCGGGTGAATTTCTGGTGATGGTAGAAGTTCCCGCCGGAAAATCTGGCGAATACCAACTCTTAATGCAAAATGCAGGTGGGGAAGAAATCCATACCAGCGATATGACGTTACCTCGTCCCTGTCCCGGTAAATGCAATGATCCCAGCGATTTATCTCCCGAAGTGCGATCGCATCTGTCTGAAGCGGCTCAGAAAACCTTTATTGAGCGCTACAATAGCGTTTACGATGAGAATCAAGACCCAATCCAAGCAGAACAAGCTGCGTGGGAAACCATTCATCAGCAGTATGAAGAAGATGAAAATGGCGTTTGGTCTAAGCAAAAAGTGACCGCTTAA
- the cobO gene encoding cob(I)yrinic acid a,c-diamide adenosyltransferase, translating to MKTSSHRESSEFEQSENTSGLTSEQYRQKMQRRKQVQEKRLAQASSEKGLIIVNTGNGKGKTTAALGMVLRSLGHGYRVAIVQFIKGAWEPAEKAAFAPWTVATNGETPQLEFHAMGEGFTWETQDRERDISKAQAAWEKALEFIRNPEFRLVLLDEVNVALKLGYLNVEQVLARLAEKPTLSHVILTGRGAPKVLIEQADLVTEMTLVKHPLREQNIKAQPGIEF from the coding sequence ATGAAAACCAGTTCCCACAGGGAATCCAGCGAATTTGAGCAATCTGAGAACACTTCTGGGTTAACCTCAGAACAGTACCGCCAGAAAATGCAGCGACGCAAGCAGGTTCAGGAAAAACGTCTGGCGCAAGCGTCAAGCGAAAAAGGGTTAATTATTGTAAACACGGGGAATGGCAAGGGGAAGACGACAGCCGCCCTAGGGATGGTTTTGCGATCGCTCGGTCATGGGTATCGAGTTGCGATCGTCCAGTTTATCAAGGGCGCCTGGGAACCCGCAGAGAAGGCGGCGTTTGCACCTTGGACAGTCGCTACCAATGGGGAGACACCTCAGTTAGAATTTCATGCGATGGGTGAGGGGTTTACCTGGGAAACCCAAGATCGGGAACGAGATATCAGCAAAGCCCAAGCCGCTTGGGAAAAGGCGCTGGAGTTTATCCGCAACCCAGAGTTTCGCTTGGTGCTATTGGATGAAGTGAATGTGGCATTAAAACTGGGATATTTGAATGTTGAGCAGGTATTAGCCCGGTTAGCAGAAAAGCCCACCCTGTCTCACGTTATTTTAACCGGACGAGGCGCACCGAAAGTATTAATTGAACAGGCAGATTTAGTCACCGAAATGACACTGGTCAAGCATCCGTTGCGGGAGCAAAATATTAAAGCGCAACCGGGAATTGAATTTTAA
- the psaD gene encoding photosystem I reaction center subunit II PsaD: protein MAEEENMQEQAPEAGQPTLSGKPPLFGGSTGGLLTKAQVEEKYAITWTSSKKQVFEMPTGGAAIMNEGENLLYLARKEQCLALGTQLRTQFKPKMEDYKIYRIYPSGEIQYLHPADGVFPEKVNEGRPFVGKIDRKIGNNPEPVTLKFSGKATYEV, encoded by the coding sequence ATGGCAGAAGAAGAAAACATGCAAGAACAGGCTCCAGAAGCAGGACAGCCGACTCTATCTGGCAAACCGCCCCTCTTTGGCGGTAGCACCGGCGGCTTGCTGACGAAAGCCCAAGTGGAAGAAAAATATGCGATCACTTGGACTAGCTCTAAAAAGCAAGTCTTTGAAATGCCCACGGGTGGTGCAGCAATCATGAATGAAGGGGAAAACCTGCTGTATCTGGCTCGCAAGGAGCAATGTCTGGCGTTGGGAACCCAGTTGCGGACGCAATTTAAGCCCAAAATGGAAGACTACAAGATCTACCGGATTTATCCGAGTGGTGAAATCCAGTATCTGCACCCCGCAGATGGAGTCTTCCCAGAGAAAGTTAACGAAGGGCGTCCCTTTGTCGGTAAAATTGACCGCAAGATCGGTAATAATCCCGAACCTGTTACCCTCAAGTTCAGCGGTAAGGCGACTTACGAAGTCTAG
- the trpE gene encoding anthranilate synthase component I: MILPEFSQFCALSQQGNFVPVYQEWVADLETPVSAWYKVCAGQPYSFLLESVEGGENVGRYSLLGCDPLWVLVARGDRTTQIHRNGTVTEFEGNPFESLTDCLSPYHPVKLPQLPPGIGGLFGFWGYELIRWIEPRVPVYSPSEQDLPDGLWMQVDNLIIFDQVKRKIWAIAYADLREAQGDLESAYQQACDRVKTLVQKLQLPLSSQDTVLEWTPPGTTTQPLRYTSNTQKEQFCANVQKAKDYIRAGDIFQVVLSQRLAADYQGDPFALYRSLRLINPSPYMAYFNFGDWQLIGSSPEVMVKASRLTTGKLQATLRPIAGTRRRGQTLQEDEVLAQDLLHDPKEVAEHVMLVDLGRNDLGRVCTSGTVTVDELMVVERYSHVMHIVSNVVGELAENKTAWELLKACFPAGTVSGAPKIRAMEIIHELEPERRGAYSGVYGWYDFEGQLNSAIAIRTMVVRPHPSGTHTVSVQAGAGLVADSNPEKEYEETLNKARGLLEAIRCLS; encoded by the coding sequence ATGATATTACCAGAGTTTTCTCAATTTTGCGCCCTGTCTCAACAGGGTAATTTTGTACCCGTTTACCAAGAGTGGGTGGCAGATTTAGAAACTCCGGTGTCGGCTTGGTATAAAGTCTGTGCGGGTCAACCTTATAGCTTTCTCCTGGAATCGGTGGAAGGGGGAGAAAATGTGGGACGCTATAGTTTGTTGGGGTGTGATCCGTTATGGGTGTTGGTCGCACGGGGCGATCGCACGACGCAGATACACCGGAATGGTACGGTAACGGAGTTTGAGGGGAACCCGTTTGAATCGTTAACCGATTGCCTTAGCCCCTATCATCCCGTCAAATTGCCCCAATTGCCACCGGGAATTGGTGGGTTATTTGGGTTTTGGGGGTATGAGTTGATTCGCTGGATTGAACCGCGAGTTCCGGTTTATTCCCCCTCGGAACAAGATTTGCCGGATGGATTGTGGATGCAGGTGGATAACCTGATTATTTTTGATCAGGTGAAGCGGAAAATATGGGCGATCGCCTACGCGGATTTACGGGAGGCGCAGGGGGACTTGGAATCGGCTTATCAGCAAGCCTGCGATCGCGTCAAGACATTAGTACAGAAGCTACAACTCCCGTTATCGAGTCAGGATACGGTTTTGGAATGGACGCCGCCAGGAACCACCACGCAGCCGTTACGCTATACCAGCAATACCCAAAAGGAACAGTTTTGTGCCAATGTCCAAAAAGCTAAAGACTATATCCGTGCGGGTGATATATTCCAAGTGGTTCTCTCCCAACGGCTTGCGGCTGACTATCAGGGTGATCCCTTTGCGTTGTACCGTTCCCTGCGCCTGATTAATCCCTCGCCTTATATGGCGTATTTTAATTTTGGTGATTGGCAATTAATTGGGTCAAGTCCGGAAGTGATGGTGAAAGCCAGCCGATTAACCACGGGAAAATTACAAGCCACCCTGCGTCCCATCGCCGGAACTCGTCGCCGAGGTCAAACACTTCAGGAAGATGAAGTGTTAGCGCAAGATTTACTGCACGATCCAAAAGAAGTTGCCGAACACGTTATGTTAGTGGATCTGGGACGTAATGACTTGGGGCGAGTTTGTACCAGTGGAACGGTAACCGTTGATGAGTTAATGGTTGTCGAGCGCTATTCCCATGTGATGCACATTGTTAGTAATGTGGTAGGAGAACTGGCTGAGAACAAAACAGCTTGGGAGTTACTCAAAGCCTGCTTTCCCGCCGGAACTGTCAGTGGTGCGCCGAAAATTCGGGCGATGGAAATCATCCACGAATTGGAACCGGAACGGCGGGGTGCTTATTCTGGGGTCTATGGCTGGTATGATTTTGAAGGGCAACTCAATAGCGCGATCGCGATTCGCACTATGGTGGTTCGTCCCCATCCCTCTGGTACACATACAGTATCAGTGCAAGCGGGTGCTGGTTTAGTGGCTGACTCTAACCCAGAAAAAGAATACGAAGAAACCCTGAATAAAGCCAGAGGCTTATTAGAAGCTATTCGTTGTTTAAGTTAA
- a CDS encoding fructosamine kinase family protein, with translation MWTEIAAQISQVTGKPFEVVNRRSVSGGCINQGCALIGDDATYFVKTNQASQVSMFEAEALGLKQMVETHTIRVPQPIVYGVAGNSAYIVLEWLEFGGGNSESWVEMGRQLAAMHQATPPQDKDGRFGWNQNNTIGSTPQINDWMDDWAEFFAEHRLGYQFKLARRRGGHFPGQDQLLAKVPELLDHQPKPSLIHGDLWGGNAAVTTSGEPVLLDPATYVGDREADIAMTELFGGFPAAFYRGYNQVWQLDSGYKQRKTLYNLYHIINHFNLFGGGYGSQANRMIEQIIG, from the coding sequence ATGTGGACAGAGATAGCTGCCCAGATTAGCCAAGTCACAGGCAAACCCTTTGAAGTCGTGAACCGCCGTTCGGTGAGTGGCGGCTGTATTAATCAGGGTTGTGCGTTAATCGGTGACGATGCTACCTATTTTGTCAAAACCAACCAAGCCTCTCAAGTCAGTATGTTTGAAGCAGAGGCGTTGGGATTAAAGCAAATGGTAGAAACCCATACGATTCGAGTTCCGCAACCCATCGTCTATGGTGTCGCTGGAAATTCGGCGTATATTGTCCTAGAGTGGCTGGAATTTGGCGGTGGGAATAGTGAATCCTGGGTAGAAATGGGACGCCAGTTAGCGGCGATGCATCAGGCGACTCCGCCTCAAGACAAAGACGGGCGATTTGGTTGGAATCAAAACAACACCATTGGTTCAACGCCACAGATTAACGATTGGATGGACGATTGGGCAGAATTCTTTGCCGAACATCGATTAGGATATCAATTTAAACTAGCACGGCGTCGCGGGGGACATTTTCCGGGACAAGATCAATTACTGGCAAAAGTTCCTGAATTGTTGGATCATCAACCCAAACCCTCTTTGATTCACGGGGATTTGTGGGGGGGAAATGCGGCTGTTACCACATCAGGGGAACCTGTACTGTTAGATCCAGCAACTTATGTCGGCGATCGCGAAGCGGATATTGCCATGACAGAATTGTTTGGTGGCTTTCCGGCGGCGTTCTATCGGGGGTATAACCAAGTGTGGCAGTTAGATTCGGGCTATAAGCAGCGCAAAACCTTGTACAACTTGTACCATATCATCAATCACTTCAATCTCTTTGGTGGTGGGTATGGATCACAAGCTAATCGGATGATTGAGCAAATTATTGGATAG
- a CDS encoding PAS domain-containing protein, with translation MISYLHQPSTGRLFDANTSDKLSLEPLCLDERILGAASCGIVLSDAGKPDMPIVYCNPAFERITGYSRQEVVGRNCRFLQGVDTNPQVVEQIRQALRTEQEVKVVLKNYRKDGTPFWNELAISPIRDAKERVIYFIGVQTDITSQKQAQEELRASHALLKAQQEADPDGVIVIAPNGQIINYNSRLCQMWQVPDDMMKSSDKEEFLECVLPLIAEPLKVFSKVEYLEQHPPLTHKDEIQLTDGRIFELYSTPALSATGTCYGRIWSFRDITQNKRTEQQLKQQAKQERLLSCINQRINQSLNLNEVLNTAVEEVRKFIKCDRTLIYRFNPDWTGTVDVESVGEGWMRIVGTTIEDDFFKNPEVISFLYQDGYIRVIDDIYNANLSPCHIELLEKLQVRANLVAPILHGKNLWGLLVVQQCSGARKWQQQEIECVRKLSIQLSMAIQQAALFEQVSAELKERQAAEAALRKSETKLKEKATQLEKTLRELKQTQLKLIQNEKMSSLGQLVAGIAHEINNPITFIAGNIDHANQYAQDLLELVQIYEQHYPQPAPEIETLTEDIDIDFLREDLPKLLSSMQFGVNRLETLVASLKNFSRLDEAERKCMDVEQGMENTLLILQHRLKPEASNIQVVKDYGKLPPVDCYPGQLNQVFMNLLNNAIDALNSGDEQADKNKGSASTELSFPYHAPTPTIWIRTELSERNSVLIHIADNGCGIPEHIKEQIFDPFFTTKPVGEGTGLGLSISYQIVVDKHEGHLHCFSAPGYGTEFVVEIPLL, from the coding sequence ATGATTTCCTACCTCCATCAGCCCTCAACGGGTCGTCTTTTCGACGCCAATACCTCCGATAAATTGTCTCTAGAGCCACTTTGTTTAGATGAGCGTATCCTTGGTGCGGCAAGCTGTGGTATTGTCCTCAGCGATGCTGGCAAACCGGATATGCCGATTGTCTATTGCAATCCCGCTTTTGAGAGAATTACCGGCTATTCTCGTCAAGAGGTGGTTGGACGCAATTGCCGCTTCCTGCAAGGAGTCGATACTAATCCGCAGGTGGTTGAGCAAATCCGTCAGGCTCTACGAACTGAGCAAGAGGTGAAGGTCGTCCTTAAGAATTATCGCAAAGATGGAACCCCCTTTTGGAATGAGCTAGCGATCTCACCGATTCGAGACGCCAAGGAGCGGGTGATCTATTTTATTGGCGTCCAGACTGATATTACATCTCAAAAGCAAGCACAAGAGGAACTCCGAGCTAGTCATGCTTTATTAAAGGCACAACAAGAGGCTGATCCGGATGGCGTCATTGTAATTGCTCCCAATGGTCAAATCATTAATTACAATTCTCGCTTGTGCCAAATGTGGCAGGTTCCTGATGACATGATGAAATCCTCCGATAAAGAGGAATTTTTAGAATGTGTGTTACCCTTAATTGCTGAACCGCTAAAAGTGTTTAGTAAAGTCGAATATCTGGAACAGCATCCGCCACTAACTCATAAGGATGAAATTCAGCTAACTGATGGACGAATTTTCGAGCTTTATTCCACACCAGCTTTATCGGCTACAGGAACGTGCTACGGCAGAATTTGGTCATTCCGTGACATTACCCAAAACAAACGAACTGAACAGCAATTAAAGCAACAAGCCAAGCAAGAACGGCTTTTGAGCTGTATAAATCAGCGAATTAACCAATCCTTAAATCTGAATGAAGTCCTGAATACAGCCGTAGAAGAAGTGCGGAAATTTATAAAGTGCGATCGCACTCTGATTTATCGGTTTAATCCCGATTGGACGGGAACCGTTGATGTGGAGTCAGTTGGCGAAGGGTGGATGAGGATTGTTGGCACAACCATTGAGGACGATTTTTTCAAGAATCCTGAAGTTATATCGTTTCTCTACCAAGACGGTTATATTCGAGTGATTGACGATATCTACAATGCTAATTTAAGCCCCTGTCACATTGAATTACTCGAAAAGCTTCAGGTTCGGGCTAATCTAGTAGCGCCTATTTTACACGGGAAAAATCTCTGGGGATTGCTTGTGGTTCAGCAATGTTCGGGAGCGCGAAAATGGCAGCAACAGGAAATTGAATGTGTGCGAAAACTTAGTATTCAGTTAAGCATGGCAATTCAGCAAGCGGCATTGTTTGAGCAAGTCTCGGCTGAACTCAAGGAACGCCAAGCCGCTGAAGCCGCCTTGCGAAAGTCGGAAACGAAGTTGAAAGAGAAAGCCACCCAGCTTGAAAAAACCCTACGTGAACTAAAACAGACTCAACTTAAACTGATTCAAAATGAAAAAATGTCGAGTTTGGGGCAGTTAGTGGCAGGGATTGCTCATGAAATTAATAATCCGATTACGTTTATCGCTGGGAATATTGATCATGCCAATCAATATGCTCAAGATTTATTGGAGTTAGTGCAAATCTATGAACAGCACTATCCTCAACCTGCACCGGAAATTGAAACCTTAACTGAAGATATTGATATCGACTTTCTCAGAGAAGATTTGCCCAAACTTCTTAGTTCCATGCAATTCGGGGTCAACCGTCTGGAAACGTTAGTGGCTAGCCTAAAGAATTTCTCGCGCCTGGATGAAGCTGAACGCAAATGCATGGATGTTGAACAAGGAATGGAGAATACGCTGTTAATTTTGCAGCACCGCTTAAAGCCGGAAGCCTCTAATATCCAAGTCGTCAAAGACTATGGCAAGTTGCCACCTGTAGACTGTTATCCAGGACAACTCAATCAAGTCTTTATGAATTTGCTGAATAATGCCATTGATGCTCTTAATTCCGGGGATGAACAAGCGGATAAGAATAAGGGTTCAGCATCGACAGAACTTTCTTTTCCTTATCATGCTCCTACGCCGACGATATGGATTCGGACTGAATTATCGGAGCGCAATTCTGTATTGATTCACATTGCTGATAATGGTTGTGGCATTCCTGAACACATCAAGGAACAAATTTTCGACCCATTTTTTACCACAAAACCTGTAGGAGAAGGAACAGGTTTAGGCTTGTCGATTAGCTATCAAATTGTCGTAGACAAACATGAGGGACATTTACATTGCTTCTCCGCACCCGGATACGGTACAGAGTTTGTGGTGGAAATTCCCTTATTGTAA
- a CDS encoding Ig-like domain-containing protein, which translates to MPTLIVEMSAPTVPAKKFLQPIDRLALIIMVVLSLLIGIVLLTGDTTRPRVRNFSWQDKYVSAEDTAFILTFSRPMNHASVKANLKIMPVLPEGEVSPSDVPPIEGKISWAGRKMAYTLLSPIPYGNDYQVQLQGAKEKIPGVEEEGTIMEPFQATFHSRDRAFAYIGVEGEEQGRLILYNLTQQQKTLLTPADLVVLDFQPYPGSDRILFSANDRQNQAKGLLTAQLYTVTTGLSFPSPDQGSPAQQTPGKLDLVLDSENYQNLQFDLSRDGQIIVVQRVNRDDPADFGLWMIPADGEPQPLENQPGGEFLIAPDSASLAVAQGQGVAILPLNADAEPLDFLPKFGQVLSFASDGAAATMVKFNTDYTRSLFLVNNQGTEQELLRTTGSIINCEFAPNEETLYCLLTQLIQGEEYREEPFIAAVNLDAEPDSEESPIQPLVVLPEQRDIQLSLSPDGLALLFDQVATRPASAIDSLRNDEGQAIATGRLWLLPLDESITSEAPVQLQPEPLLPGFLPHWLP; encoded by the coding sequence ATGCCAACTTTGATCGTTGAAATGTCAGCTCCAACCGTACCCGCTAAAAAATTTCTCCAACCCATTGACCGTCTGGCTTTGATCATCATGGTAGTGCTGAGTCTGTTAATTGGCATCGTACTATTGACAGGCGATACCACTCGACCTAGAGTTAGGAATTTCAGTTGGCAGGACAAATACGTCAGTGCTGAGGATACGGCGTTTATTCTAACCTTTAGCCGTCCGATGAACCACGCCAGCGTAAAAGCAAATCTCAAAATCATGCCCGTTTTGCCAGAGGGTGAGGTGAGTCCCTCAGATGTGCCGCCAATCGAGGGCAAGATTAGCTGGGCGGGGCGGAAAATGGCGTATACGTTGCTTTCGCCGATTCCTTATGGTAATGACTATCAGGTTCAGCTTCAGGGGGCAAAGGAGAAAATACCGGGGGTTGAAGAAGAAGGTACCATTATGGAACCGTTTCAGGCAACCTTTCACAGTCGCGATCGCGCTTTTGCTTATATTGGCGTCGAAGGAGAGGAACAGGGGCGGTTGATTCTCTATAATCTCACCCAACAGCAAAAAACGCTGCTGACGCCTGCTGATCTGGTGGTACTGGACTTTCAGCCCTATCCAGGGAGCGATCGCATTTTATTTTCCGCTAATGATCGCCAAAATCAGGCAAAGGGGTTACTCACGGCACAACTGTACACCGTAACCACGGGACTATCGTTTCCCTCTCCAGATCAGGGTTCTCCGGCTCAGCAAACCCCTGGTAAGCTGGATTTGGTATTAGATAGCGAAAACTATCAAAATCTGCAATTTGACTTATCCAGAGACGGGCAAATCATTGTGGTACAGCGAGTGAATCGAGACGATCCCGCTGACTTTGGTCTGTGGATGATCCCTGCTGATGGCGAACCTCAACCCTTAGAGAATCAGCCCGGTGGGGAATTTTTAATTGCCCCAGATAGTGCCTCATTAGCCGTAGCCCAAGGACAAGGGGTGGCGATTCTGCCCTTAAACGCCGACGCCGAACCTCTAGACTTTCTGCCCAAATTTGGTCAAGTTCTCAGCTTTGCCAGCGATGGTGCAGCAGCGACAATGGTGAAATTTAATACCGACTATACGCGATCGCTGTTTTTGGTGAATAATCAGGGAACCGAACAAGAACTCCTCCGCACAACCGGCTCGATTATCAACTGTGAGTTCGCCCCAAATGAGGAAACCCTCTATTGCCTGTTAACCCAACTGATTCAAGGGGAAGAGTATCGCGAGGAACCCTTTATCGCCGCCGTTAATCTCGACGCCGAACCCGACAGTGAGGAGAGTCCAATACAACCCTTAGTGGTGTTACCAGAACAGCGTGATATTCAACTGAGTTTATCCCCAGATGGTTTAGCCTTATTATTCGATCAGGTAGCCACCCGACCCGCCTCAGCCATTGATAGTTTAAGGAACGACGAAGGACAGGCGATCGCAACTGGGCGTCTTTGGCTATTGCCCTTAGATGAATCTATAACCTCAGAAGCACCCGTACAACTCCAACCTGAGCCATTATTACCAGGATTCCTCCCCCACTGGCTACCGTAG
- a CDS encoding GUN4 domain-containing protein, whose product MIDQTTASVPETSNQLAELSNQLRSSSEKKQLQLIPELVNQGDAGLDVLMDFLQAQSSTPPSLSVGLAYQALYQAKTAKTEEFLQSHFPTGIVPLLSERDIDYAPLQQLLAEQEFQAADRLTLEKLCDLAGSAALQRKWLYFSEVEKFPIPDLQTINTLWVIHSQGKFGFSVQRELWLAMGKNWEKLWPKIGWKSGNSWTRYPNEFTWDLSAPKGHLPLSNQLRGVRVIATLLSHPAWLS is encoded by the coding sequence ATGATAGACCAAACGACTGCCTCCGTACCCGAAACCTCTAACCAGCTTGCCGAGTTGAGTAACCAACTCAGGTCAAGTTCTGAGAAAAAACAACTCCAGCTCATTCCCGAACTGGTGAATCAGGGGGATGCTGGTTTAGATGTTTTGATGGACTTTCTGCAAGCGCAATCCTCAACCCCTCCCAGTCTCAGTGTCGGTCTGGCATACCAAGCCCTTTATCAGGCAAAGACTGCCAAAACAGAGGAGTTTCTACAAAGCCATTTTCCGACAGGAATTGTTCCCCTATTGTCTGAACGGGATATTGACTACGCTCCTCTACAACAGTTACTTGCCGAGCAAGAGTTTCAGGCAGCGGATAGGTTGACATTAGAGAAACTTTGTGATTTAGCTGGGTCTGCTGCTCTACAGCGCAAATGGTTGTACTTTTCCGAAGTGGAGAAGTTCCCGATTCCCGATTTACAGACAATTAATACCCTGTGGGTGATTCACTCTCAAGGTAAATTTGGATTTTCTGTGCAGCGAGAACTTTGGCTTGCTATGGGCAAAAACTGGGAAAAACTGTGGCCCAAAATTGGCTGGAAGTCCGGGAATAGCTGGACTCGATACCCCAATGAGTTTACCTGGGATCTCAGCGCCCCCAAAGGTCATCTGCCGCTTTCTAATCAGCTACGCGGTGTCCGGGTTATTGCCACGTTGCTGTCTCATCCGGCGTGGTTAAGCTAA